In a single window of the Thiothrix winogradskyi genome:
- a CDS encoding cation transporter — MSAQCGCNHSCSTEAKTPHGRYRLILWLALLINAAMFGVEMLFGVWAQSASLLADSLDFFGDAANYGISLWVLGMGLAIRAKASLLKAATMAVFGVWVLGRTGWGLWTGNLPDAVTMGSVALLALAANAAVAAMLYVYREGDSNRRSVWICSRNDAIGNVAVVLAAVGVFGTASGLPDLIVAGVMATLALTGAWQMWGYAQQDLHRAAAA; from the coding sequence ATGAGCGCACAATGCGGTTGTAACCACAGTTGCAGCACCGAAGCTAAAACCCCGCATGGGCGTTACCGCCTGATTCTATGGCTGGCGTTGCTCATCAATGCCGCCATGTTTGGGGTAGAAATGCTGTTCGGGGTCTGGGCGCAATCGGCTTCTCTGCTGGCGGACTCGCTCGACTTTTTCGGGGATGCTGCGAACTACGGTATCAGCTTGTGGGTGCTGGGTATGGGGCTGGCTATCCGCGCCAAAGCGTCCTTGTTGAAAGCCGCGACGATGGCAGTATTTGGGGTGTGGGTGCTGGGTCGTACTGGCTGGGGGCTATGGACAGGAAACTTACCGGATGCCGTGACCATGGGCAGTGTCGCACTGCTGGCGCTGGCGGCTAATGCGGCGGTTGCCGCCATGCTGTACGTTTACCGTGAGGGTGACAGCAATAGGCGCAGCGTGTGGATCTGCTCCCGTAATGATGCCATCGGCAATGTAGCGGTGGTATTGGCTGCGGTAGGGGTGTTCGGCACAGCTTCCGGCTTGCCTGACCTGATTGTGGCGGGGGTGATGGCAACGCTGGCGTTAACCGGGGCGTGGCAGATGTGGGGGTATGCCCAGCAGGATTTGCACCGTGCAGCCGCTGCCTGA
- a CDS encoding MerR family transcriptional regulator, which produces MQQKLTIGMLSKQSAVKVETIRYYERSGLLPIPTRSASGYRYYDGEDVKRLRFIRRGRSLGFGLEEIHSLLQLADQPQQPCHEADQLVQAHLAEVDAKIRDLQAIRSVLEQLAGCQSQTAAHCRLLEALEERVCCSAK; this is translated from the coding sequence ATGCAACAAAAACTAACCATCGGCATGTTAAGCAAACAATCTGCCGTGAAAGTGGAAACCATCCGCTATTACGAGCGCAGCGGGCTATTACCGATCCCCACCCGTTCAGCCAGCGGCTATCGGTATTATGACGGGGAGGATGTCAAACGCTTGCGGTTCATCCGGCGCGGGCGATCCTTGGGTTTTGGGCTGGAAGAAATCCATTCCTTGCTGCAACTGGCAGACCAACCCCAGCAGCCTTGCCATGAAGCCGATCAACTGGTACAGGCACATCTGGCGGAAGTCGATGCCAAAATTCGGGATTTGCAGGCTATCCGTAGCGTGTTGGAACAGCTTGCTGGATGCCAAAGCCAGACAGCGGCACATTGTCGGTTGCTG